The genomic stretch CGTTCGTGTATACACCGGGCGCGTTTTGTACCCCACAGGAGTTTATCCCGAAGGACACGATACCGTACTGCACTGCCACCGATTGCCAGGACAAAGACTGCAACGGGCCTCCAGAATCGCCGGAGCAGTTGTCTATTTTATTACGGCCGCCCGCGCAGAACTGACTCTCGTCGCTGAGCTTGATTGCATCGTTCATTCGGGATATTATTCTGGCACAGCGTTCCGTCGGAAACAGCGAGAGCGATGCAAACTGCAGCACATCTGATGTGGACCCATTCTCAGTGTTGCCCCAGCCAGAAACAATCATGCTCTTTGGTAACGGATGCCGGTGCAAAGGGTCGATGGGTAAGCAAATCGTTTTAACACCTGGGAAAAAAACTTAGATGATGATTACGAAAATTAGATTACTTTTAGAAAATCCACTTGAACTCAAGATCGCTGGTTTGGCTAGTTTTATTATTGCAATATCATTCTTCTTTTTGGATGCACTGTAGAGAGGATGCTTGATGAATTTGCTAATCTGAATATCTTGCGGTGGATCAGCACAATCTTCCAAATCATTGCAATCGATTGGTTTGGAGATGTTATTCTCTCCCAACCGTACTAAGGCTCTGTAATAAaaagtgtaaattgaaaaaaaaaagacaaaaaatgcGAGCTCTGTCTTCCTTACACATCTCTATCACAGTGAGCTGCAGTGAGAACATAGCTTTCGGCTATAAGCGTTCCTCCGCATTTTACATCCCGTTCGTCGTTTAGAAGCAATGCCATCCAAGGGTATTGGAATACTTTAGCGGTTCTTCCGAAGGAGATTTTATCTTCGGTAGTTCTTCCGCATGTAGCCATGTTTAGCATCGCCAGTGCTTTGGACCGATCAAACAATGGCGGATTAGTGCTGCAACAGACACTATAAATCTGAAAACGAACGGCGGGAGGTTACATGttcaaatatgtataaaaatgtcggaaattttgaaaaaggtCAAAAATAGCAGAAATGTGAAAATGTTAGAATTGTTAGAATTCACTAATGAAAACACATCGCCTTTGTATTATCGATGTGAACGGTTGTTGGGAAAAAGCATTTGTTTTGACTATTTCTCGGTGGTTTAGTAGCCAAAGTAGAAAGTTACGAAAATGACGAAATACCAAATTTGTTAGAGTGTTTGGTGAACAGTTGATATTTTAACACTTGATATGTGAAGCTGTTTGACGTTTTTAAAATCAGCTTGAGAAATAGATACGTGTTTTTTGTGTGGTTTAAATTTGCAAATTATCATGAACCTGTATCCTTTTTTGTTGTAGTCATGATTAGTCGTAAGAGACAACGTGGTTCAAGTTAACTCGGCCGGAAGCGACTAAGGATAGTTACTTTTTCGTTAACATTTTATGATCTTCACGAAATTGCTCTAAAGGATTGTGTTATTTTCGGGCCCAATTTTCAAATTCCGTCTCTCGACGGGCTTCAGTTTCCTAGGAATTAGGATtcgcaaaataaaaatttgagtgagattgggagagcccctaacacacacacatacccacacacaaatacacacacacacatacagaaaatgctcagctcgtcgaactgagtcgagtgatatacgacattcggcccttttgagcacttttttacctttagtttttgcagtgattgctatacttttctaggagaaaggcaaacatATAGGTATATCCCAATAACAAAATCCTAACTGAATAGTTCAATCTTGATTTACTTGatatagaaaaatatttacaatcCAAAGTTTGGTTATTTTTACAGAAAAGTACGACCTTACAAACGTCATCAATAGTTCTAGTTTGTGTCTGCCTTTTTGTtagatacaaacatttgaaaagggcttatttaaaacaaaaaggcCCGAACCTTTCTTGTGGATGAGCATGAGATAGTGTTCTCAAGTATTCAAAAAAACTGCGCTTTGataaaatctaaacatataaaattgCAGTTCTATTTGTCTGCCTGATCCATACAGacatggaaactactgaaccgatcggagtgaaaatttgtatgtttttggggccgggaaaggtgttcaggatagttcgagacccctccctcttgtACTAAATTTGGACAAAAAACCTCCATATGCCAAATTCGATTCAACCAAATTTGGTCTGTTGAAGGTTTTAGCGGCAAAACATATTTTCATGGAAGTTCGACATCCATTCCTTTTCAGGAACAGTTTAAAAAGAAACACGGATTTCTGCAAAACtcaagaaataatcaagcaaatagaaccaaatttgagaGCTTTTTGTGAGCAATAAATATTTATATGATGGTTCAACATCCTTTCCTTTCATGGAAGGGAGGGCTTCCATAGAAACCAAGCACAAATTCCTGCATAGCTCTAGTGacgggaaatatcgcccaaaacagacatcgataacaatcgataattccggggcttttatcggtattatcgataagtatcgataatttgacagctaacgtttgcggtaaaattttttttttcagatggtgagaaaaaaagtatttcagatggtgatgaaaaaaaactatgacagatacaGTGAGGGGCAAAATAAAGTGCCCActtgattattttttcttttcgttcATTTTTCTGGTTAAAATTAAACGAAGCCACATCGTAATCATTTTTAAAATCTTATTTATTATGTTCTTTTCAAGTTTAGTTAATATTGCTCTggtaacaaaaaaagtttttctaatagaaaaaaaaaacggtttggAATACTTAAATAAACAGGGACAAAATAAAGTGCCCAGATAAATATTGTTTCAGATAAGCCAAACTGAAGGCAAACAACAACAATTTAATAGTGTGTCTGGCCTCCTTTAGCCTTCAACACCTCCTGTGAGCGCTTCGGCATACTTTTTACAAAGTTTTTCAAGTGTTGTGGGTCGAGTTCTTCCCACGCGCGTTCCAGGGcttcaaaatagtttttttattaGTTACACCAGTTTTTTCGATCCGAGCATCAAGGATGGCCCACAGATTTTCGATGGGTTTCAGATCAGGACTTTGTGGGGGCCATTCAAGGGGTTTGATGCGACGGGAACGAAAAAATGACTTCGTCAGTTTGGCCGTGTGCTTCGGATCGTTATCCTGCTGGAAAACGAAACGCTCCTCGAGGCCCGTCTTGATGAGATTTTCCCGCAGGATATTGCAATACGACTCAGCTGGCATGATTCCGTCTATTTTCACCAAACTGCCCACCCCACCCCAAGAAAAGCACCCCCACACCATCACGTTGCCTCCTCCGTGCTTGACAGTTCCTTGAATATGGCGGTCTTGGAACTCCTCAGCCGACTTGCGCCACACACGATCCCGCTTCTTCCGATTGAACAGCTCGAATTTGGATTCATCGGTCCACAACACAGTTTTCCAGTATTGCAGCGGCTTATTGGCGTGCTCCTTGGCGAACTTGAGACGCTTAGCCTTATTCGCCTTGCTGATGAAAGGCCTTCTCACTGCCATCTTGCTTCGGAACCCCTGCGCTTGGATGCGGTGACGCACAGTACGACGCGAAACCGATAGTTGGAGCTTTTCCTGTATCTGCCGAATcgtaacttttgagtttttctTTACCTCACGAATGATTTTCTTGTCCGTTCTGGCATCTGTCTTGCGTTTTCGTCCCCTTCCTGGGCGATCCACCACCGATCCGAACGttttcatcttcttcaagatttttccgAGCGCTGCCTTGCTGATTTTGTAGTGCTTGGCCACTTCCCGGTGCGATTGGCCGTTATTGACATCGCCAACAACCAGTTTCCGGATGCACAACGGGATCGTACGGGAAATTACTACGTTCTCCATATTTTACAACTTTTTCGAAGGCATACACGATTACAAATGCTTTAGAGCCAAGCCAGTTGTTTGTGAAacgtcaaaatactcaaaacaaacaaaatcaagGGGTCTCACGATGGAAACTCAtcgaaattttatcgatttttagagtgggcactttattttgtcactgttttttttttgggaataaaaactgtttttgttctataagaaaaacttttttttatcagaaattgaaattaaaaatattaaaaaagaaCATTATGAGAGAGATTTTAGGAATGATTACGATGTGTTTTCGTTCAATTTGAACCAGAAAAAtgaaagtaatgaaaaaaaaaaataaagtgggCACTCTATTTTGCCCCTCACtgtaattgagttggataaatttcccatggaagcttatcatgttagcttcctcgcgaaaaatattacgtccttgcgtgcagcctttcGGCAgctaaccggaacattcgccatggcggacgaaaacatgcgtgtagccatgtttttaagctctttcttcgtttttttttattaattcttcctccgttttcgcgacaaaattgttggagtagatcttgcgcttcaagtttgcccagaaattctcgatgggaagcaggtgggggacattgggcggattcgccgacttcggtaccacatcgatattcagccgcgccatctcctccaacgatcgcttcgagtagttggccgacgtcaaatctaaccagaacaccgtgtcttcgcgcttttggtatttcttgatgaacgacgcaacttctgtcaggcacttcgtactatagatttccccgttcacggccagcccggagcgaaagaagagcaactttgacatccctttctcgctgattgtcagccacagccgcaccttcttggggaacttggtctgtgaaataaactttacctcggtgctcacttccttcgtgggggaggtaaaatacaaagAGACCTGCTAgtcattgccatccagggtaagataggtctagtcgtccaatactactgccacgtcgcgattcgccgggaaaatcgacttgaccatcttattcaaccgctgtcgctgcgtcattgcctgcagcttcgagaccagtggacgggactgccgctttctgcATGTATGTGCATGTTCTcctgatactttttcactgttttagagcatgcaccaacctcccggccaagtgcacgcagcgatttagccacttttccctcggtcttcctcttcagcatcctttgaagcttcttgtcgctcagggtcgttggccgttcggaaccgggctttctttcatgtacactttgacacacactcttgaaatccgaaacattttaggtgtaggttggtcacaccaagtacccaagtaatactaatataatactgttttccattgaaatgaaaccggttatcaaaattgattcatttttcgtaaagttctggccatttaaaattcgagagaatttattttatctcaattattttgtctaccccctgtataaatcaggatacttttttggcgcaacaatttcgttgatttggatttttttggaactaaaaattgtttgttgggtaacagatactttaaacttaaacagttccaagttgaactaaacaattaccaaagaattaccaatagactgccgctatgcatgtctaTCATATTatgagagttggcaagccaaaaaaaatgcattatattacaatttcgtatcattgctttttatgagatggtgcaaaaagtttggatatttttttaaagttctccagtactaagctgtcgaattcatctgttcttaggaaactaaaaactataaatacctttttagttaccattatttctcagaaactcagtgacacccggggcgaacctttacaccacccccaacaatgctaaatcttgtcgaatagcagcaaccaacaaatacctagcggcaaaagtaactcctggggtagggtagtaCTTTCGAAGAAGCGACCGAGTACTTTCGAAGAAACGACTGCACGtcggccgacgcgattctttagagggtatacattgtgttttcgttaatcgcgatatatatcgaccggacgaaatcttcggttaaacagtcacagtgagacatgaacaagtatctgggtatagccctcgaaatcactatgttctaaaaacgttcatataagtaaaatgctcccgagccggaaacgcagtttacatcgaagcactatgcacgaccgctctattccctcctaccgacgcagaaactcggggacacgacttttcacgccgattctatcttagttgtcgatgcgaatgttgcctattaaataaaaaaaattggcaaagtttcatgcatgcaaagccttaataatttaaaaatgcaaatttccatattgaaCAATATAtggtcttaagtttgttaacaaaatgccgaccttgtcatgtttggaacattgtatacaaaacataaacagcccaaaagctagaaaaatcggaaaagtgaagcataagatttcatgtattcaggggcggattaacgcgtaggcgaaacaggcggtcgcctgctcgtcaatcatcgagGGGCGGCAAACAGACGGCTAATGCGTGTGCTTAATTTTTAAGCGACTAGGAATTTTTTTCTCTCGCTAGCAGGATTTCCATTCACGTGCCACGTGACCAGGCATGCGCCATACAATTTGCAGGATGCGCAAGATGATGTCTTGTCGCTTTTCGAACTACATACTTGATAGGGCTCGTGAGACTTTATCGTGAACCAAAGTAATATTTTACTAAAAGTAATATTTTGTGCTGTTGGGGAAAGTCGTTTGTTGTCAGAGCTTCGAGCATAGTGATACAGAACTTTTCAATGCAAATATCGCGCATTCACACAAATAACTACatccacattttgatgtactaACGTTGTATTTACTAACACTCCACATGCCACagtcttcttgcaaaatttcagcttagtcggacttcgaaaagtggtgcctcaaagcggccaaagtttcactttttcggccgataaaaaatgcacaggtagttcgtaaaatgttcgatattgaaaaaaaaatggtcttagaaatgcatgaaacgtcgagatctggtataatctcttaaacttatcatcttaaacttttttatgtaaaaatcaatttttgtaaaaatcaatccgTTCCATGCAGCAACTATTCTCTCAATTTTGTTGTTAACGATGGTGCCAAGTCATGTTTTGATGCAGTAGACTTTTTCAGTGTCGTGCAAGAAATTTATAACTTCTCTTCTGCATCAACTCATCGTTGGAGTGTTCTTGAAAAACACATTACTTCTCATATGGTAAAGCCTCTGAGTGGAACGCGTTGGGAAAGTCGATTTGATGCAGTCACTCCCTTGAAGTTTAATATAGGAGAAATTTATTCTGCTCTATAAGAAGCAAGCGAGGATCTAAAGCAAGAtgcgtttgcaagaaatactggaaaaagcctagcaaaaaaataaaaataaaaaaaatcagatgcttatgcagtttagtagcttggcattcaattttgttcaaaatcaatttagtgAGCAAGtaccttaaaaaaataaacagtagTC from Wyeomyia smithii strain HCP4-BCI-WySm-NY-G18 chromosome 3, ASM2978416v1, whole genome shotgun sequence encodes the following:
- the LOC129730207 gene encoding phenoloxidase-activating factor 3-like, translating into MLLLKKLMLVALLFVNSTFGNRRCVGQKQCTEFGDCPEFKHLVGVPLSSLHADVRAKLKNNHCKTEKRGNVNIYSVCCSTNPPLFDRSKALAMLNMATCGRTTEDKISFGRTAKVFQYPWMALLLNDERDVKCGGTLIAESYVLTAAHCDRDVALVRLGENNISKPIDCNDLEDCADPPQDIQISKFIKHPLYSASKKKNDIAIIKLAKPAILSSSVKTICLPIDPLHRHPLPKSMIVSGWGNTENGSTSDVLQFASLSLFPTERCARIISRMNDAIKLSDESQFCAGGRNKIDNCSGDSGGPLQSLSWQSVAVQYGIVSFGINSCGVQNAPGVYTNVSFYTEWILLNLK